From the Lepidochelys kempii isolate rLepKem1 chromosome 2, rLepKem1.hap2, whole genome shotgun sequence genome, one window contains:
- the SKIDA1 gene encoding SKI/DACH domain-containing protein 1 translates to MGDLKSGFEEVDGVRLGYLIIKGKQMFALSQVFTDLLKNIPRTTVHKRMDHLKVKKHHCDLEELRKLKAINSIAFHAAKCTLISREDVEALYTSCKTERVLKTKRRKISRALSTKDLQPEHTSPDPYSSFWKENKLWLGLNESAQPLPVRRKALRPGDTGLLPASDLPHILSKYTGHSYPEIARSPCKPPLHYETAPIVGNYVTFHTDPPYFRSVLCSKHPAAAAAYYYQSAAAMAQTKLAAAAAAGSPVGLTYRYKRKRPCEAAQKDCVLNTPSSARRLLIVPRPCKPKGAAAGTAACLERFHLVDGFCTSQQPQPQPLGSFPESCSSDSESSSYSDHVANDSDFGSSLSSTSNSVSSEEEEEEEEDEEEEGSGVSDSSEVSSEEEDSTSDSDSSSVSSQVSVQSIRFRRTSFCNPPSMAQANFLYHLATAAPTKSPGFEEAGRLPDLQSAQRGVKSELPEEWSHQSWASQASPVCCSSSLGSCFAERRDDRVSEIPFPHPEFSNNVKSTDLTINCAAKGASSPSPKTNNAFPQQRILREARKCLQAPTTHCADNNTIAARFLNNESSPTAANSEEDSKIPHCIEFATDLPSLQTDRASTTAAAELECTDPGNKALPFLHSIKIKIEDSSTNEDYEPDLSKHKLKCECNDTKDEFNGVTESNNPEVLLTAQEDSACTEKETTSLNTLTQSQVLSCTLGTPKPEDGEYKFGARVRKNYRTLVLGKRPVLQTPPVKPNLKSARSPRPTGKIETHEGTLDDFTVTNRRKRVASNVASAVKRPFNFMANFPCPPSLIIGNDGDLLPAYSLNTTKDSQPPHKAHPVWKWQLGGSAIPLPPSHKFRKFN, encoded by the coding sequence ATGGGAGACTTGAAGTCGGGTTTTGAAGAGGTGGATGGCGTGAGGCTCGGCTACCTCATCATTAAAGGAAAGCAAATGTTTGCACTCTCTCAGGTTTTTACAGACCTGCTCAAAAACATCCCGAGAACTACAGTGCACAAGCGAATGGatcatttaaaagtaaaaaagcaTCACTGCGACCTGGAGGAGTTGAGGAAACTCAAAGCCATCAACTCCATCGCTTTCCATGCAGCCAAATGCACACTGATATCCAGAGAGGACGTGGAAGCTCTTTACACTTCTTGCAAAACGGAACGAGTCCTTAAgacaaaaaggaggaaaataagCCGGGCATTGTCAACAAAAGATCTCCAACCGGAGCACACATCCCCCGACCCCTACTCCAGCTTTTGGAAAGAGAACAAACTTTGGCTGGGTTTGAATGAATCGGCTCAGCCTCTGCCAGTTAGAAGAAAAGCTTTGCGTCCCGGGGACACAGGCTTGCTACCGGCCTCTGATCTACCTCACATTTTGAGTAAATACACTGGTCACAGCTACCCAGAAATCGCTCGGTCGCCTTGCAAACCCCCTTTACACTATGAAACCGCCCCGATCGTGGGCAACTATGTCACCTTTCACACGGATCCCCCTTACTTTCGGAGCGTCCTTTGCAGCAAGCACCCGGCGGCTGCGGCTGCTTATTATTACCAGTCCGCCGCCGCCATGGCTCAGACCAAGctagcggcggcggcggctgccggGAGCCCTGTGGGTTTGACTTACAGATACAAAAGGAAAAGACCGTGTGAGGCCGCCCAAAAGGACTGTGTATTAAACACCCCCAGCAGCGCCAGGCGGCTCCTGATCGTGCCCAGGCCCTGCAAGCCCAAAGGAGCTGCAGCGGGCACGGCCGCTTGCCTGGAGAGATTTCACCTCGTCGATGGCTTTTGCACTTCGCAGCAGCCGCAGCCTCAGCCTCTGGGCAGCTTCCCCGAGAGCTGCAGCAGCGACTCGGAGTCCAGCTCTTACTCCGACCATGTGGCCAACGACTCGGACTTCGGATCCAGCCTCTCCAGCACCAGCAACTCCGTGTcctcggaggaggaggaggaggaggaggaagacgaggaggaggaaggcagCGGCGTCTCGGACTCCAGCGAGGTCAGCTCCGAGGAGGAGGATTCGACCTCCGACTCCGACTCCAGCTCGGTTTCCAGCCAGGTCTCGGTACAAAGCATCCGCTTCAGGCGAACCAGTTTCTGCAACCCCCCCAGCATGGCCCAGGCCAACTTCTTGTATCATCTGGCCACGGCCGCCCCCACCAAATCGCCAGGTTTCGAGGAGGCAGGCAGGCTTCCCGACCTCCAAAGTGCTCAGCGTGGTGTCAAATCGGAACTGCCAGAGGAATGGAGTCATCAAAGCTGGGCATCCCAGGCATCTCCagtgtgctgctccagcagccTTGGAAGTTGCTTTGCTGAGAGAAGGGACGATAGGGTATCCGAGATCCCATTCCCACACCCTGAATTTTCCAATAATGTAAAGAGTACTGACCTAACAATTAACTGTGCTGCAAAGGGGGCCTCTTCACCTAGCCCAAAGACAAACAATGCATTTCCACAACAAAGAATACTCAGAGAGGCAAGGAAATGCCTTCAAGCACCAACTACACACTGTGCAGATAACAATACAATAGCTGCTAGGTTCTTAAATAATGAATCCTCACCAACAGCAGCAAACTCAGAAGAAGATTCCAAAATCCCTCATTGTATTGAATTTGCCACGGATTTACCCTCTTTGCAAACCGATCGTGCTTCGACAACAGCAGCAGCCGAGCTTGAGTGCACTGATCCAGGCAATAAGGCATTGCCATTCCTGCACAGTATTAAAATCAAAATAGAGGACAGCAGTACGAATGAAGACTATGAACCTGACCTTTCAAAACATAAGCTAAAGTGTGAGTGCAATGATACTAAGGATGAGTTTAACGGTGTGACTGAGAGTAATAACCCGGAGGTTTTATTAACAGCCCAGGAAGATTCTGCATGCACTGAGAAAGAAACCACTTCCTTAAACACGCTGACTCAGAGTCAGGTCCTTTCATGCACTTTAGGTACTCCAAAACCTGAGGATGGGGAGTATAAATTTGGAGCGAGGGTGAGAAAAAATTACAGGACATTGGTTTTGGGAAAGCGACCTGTACTGCAGACTCCTCCAGTCAAACCAAATTTGAAATCAGCTAGAAGCCCACGTCCTACAGGTAAAATTGAGACACATGAAGGAACACTGGATGATTTTACAGTTACCAATAGACGCAAAAGGGTAGCCAGCAATGTAGCATCAGCAGTGAAAAGGCCGTTTAATTTCATGGCAAATTTTCCCTGTCCACCGTCACTAATTATTGGCAATGATGGGGATTTGTTGCCAGCTTATTCCTTAAACACCACTAAGGATTCCCAACCACCTCACAAGGCCCATCCTGTATGGAAATGGCAGTTGGGCGGTTCTGCAATACCTCTTCCACCTAGCCACAAATTCAGgaaatttaattaa